The proteins below are encoded in one region of Rhizobacter sp.:
- the nagZ gene encoding beta-N-acetylhexosaminidase codes for MTPHAPVVLDVAGTTLNDDDRRRLQHPLTGGLIFFARNWQSRQQLTELAAEIKSIRPDVLISVDHEGGRVQRFRTDGFTHLPPMRALGELWMRDALTATDAATAAGYVLGAELRSCGVDLSFTPVLDLDHGGSSVIGDRAFHRDARVATMLAKSLMHGLLQAGMANCGKHFPGHGFVKGDSHTEVPVDKRSLKAILADDAKPYEWLSTSLTSVMPAHVIYPKVDERPAGFSPRWLKEILRQQLGFTGAIFSDDLSMEGAKVAGSAVEGAVAALQAGCDMVLLCNQSLDGGHAVDALLDGLQAAAEQGQWTPDADSEMRRLRLLPQAAPLTWDELMHDPVYQRALERLP; via the coding sequence ATGACACCCCATGCTCCCGTCGTGCTCGACGTTGCCGGCACCACCCTCAACGACGACGACCGCCGCCGCCTCCAGCACCCGCTGACCGGCGGCCTGATCTTCTTCGCACGCAACTGGCAGAGCCGCCAGCAGCTCACCGAGCTGGCGGCCGAGATCAAATCCATCCGGCCCGACGTGCTCATCAGCGTCGACCACGAAGGCGGCCGCGTGCAGCGCTTCCGCACCGACGGCTTCACCCATCTGCCGCCTATGCGCGCCTTGGGCGAGTTGTGGATGCGCGATGCGCTCACCGCCACCGATGCCGCCACCGCCGCTGGCTACGTGCTTGGCGCCGAGCTGCGCAGCTGCGGCGTCGACCTGAGCTTCACGCCGGTGCTCGACCTCGACCACGGCGGCTCCAGCGTGATCGGCGACCGTGCTTTCCACCGCGACGCGCGCGTGGCCACGATGCTCGCCAAGAGCCTGATGCATGGCCTGCTGCAAGCCGGCATGGCCAACTGCGGCAAGCACTTCCCGGGGCATGGATTCGTCAAGGGTGACAGCCACACCGAAGTGCCGGTCGACAAACGCTCGCTGAAGGCCATCCTCGCCGACGATGCCAAGCCCTACGAGTGGCTCAGCACCAGCCTCACGAGCGTGATGCCGGCGCACGTGATCTACCCCAAGGTGGATGAGCGGCCGGCGGGCTTCTCGCCCCGCTGGTTGAAAGAGATCCTGCGCCAGCAGCTGGGCTTCACCGGCGCGATCTTCAGCGACGACCTCAGCATGGAAGGCGCCAAGGTCGCGGGCTCCGCCGTCGAGGGCGCGGTGGCGGCGCTGCAAGCCGGCTGCGACATGGTGCTCTTGTGCAACCAGTCACTCGACGGTGGCCATGCGGTCGATGCCTTGCTCGATGGCCTGCAGGCCGCGGCCGAGCAGGGCCAATGGACACCCGATGCCGACAGCGAGATGCGCCGGCTCCGGCTGCTCCCGCAGGCCGCGCCGCTGACCTGGGACGAGCTGATGCACGACCCCGTGTACCAGCGGGCACTGGAGCGCCTGCCCTGA
- a CDS encoding pyridoxine 5'-phosphate synthase, with product MNPLLTSGLDAHRGLTALSVNVNLVAQIRNRRPLSFPSVTGLSTMALEAGAQGITIHPRPDQRHIRTHDVFDLAELMARWPQAEFNIEGNPLHNLMDLLRQLAAQGRAPQQCTFVPDSESQPTSDHGWRFPEDAAILKPLIAEAKSLGIRVSLFMDPLPEMMAAVRDVGADRVELYTESYARAHGTPEQAEVLARFTAAAEAALRVGLGINAGHDLNRTNLADFLRAVPGVQEVSIGHALIADTLELGMSETVRAYLRCIHAAAAP from the coding sequence ATGAACCCCCTGCTCACCAGCGGCCTCGATGCGCACCGCGGCCTCACCGCCCTGTCGGTGAACGTGAACCTGGTCGCGCAGATCCGCAATCGCCGCCCGCTGTCGTTCCCGAGCGTGACCGGCCTGTCGACGATGGCCCTGGAGGCCGGCGCCCAAGGCATCACCATTCACCCCCGGCCCGACCAGCGCCACATCCGCACCCACGACGTCTTCGACCTGGCCGAGCTGATGGCCCGGTGGCCCCAGGCCGAGTTCAACATCGAAGGCAACCCGCTGCACAACCTGATGGACCTGCTGCGGCAGCTCGCCGCGCAGGGCCGCGCGCCGCAGCAATGCACCTTCGTGCCCGACAGCGAAAGCCAGCCGACCTCCGACCACGGCTGGCGCTTCCCGGAAGACGCCGCGATCTTGAAGCCGCTCATCGCCGAGGCCAAGTCGCTCGGCATCCGCGTCAGCCTCTTCATGGACCCGCTGCCCGAGATGATGGCCGCCGTGCGTGACGTGGGCGCCGACCGTGTCGAGCTCTACACCGAGTCGTATGCGCGCGCCCACGGCACGCCCGAGCAGGCGGAGGTGCTCGCGCGCTTCACCGCCGCCGCCGAGGCGGCCCTACGTGTGGGCCTGGGCATCAACGCCGGCCACGACCTCAACCGCACCAACCTCGCCGATTTCCTGCGCGCCGTGCCCGGTGTGCAGGAAGTGTCGATCGGCCATGCGCTGATCGCCGACACGCTCGAACTCGGCATGTCCGAAACCGTGCGCGCCTACCTGCGTTGCATCCACGCTGCTGCTGCCCCATGA
- the recO gene encoding DNA repair protein RecO translates to MATRATRPAAQQAAFVLHHYDWSETSLVLDLFTREQGRQAVVAKGAKRPYSQMRAVLLPFQRLQVSLGKPPKVDAGEGAGEVQTLRAAEWAGGQAMLTGAALFSGFYLNELLMKLLARGDPHPALFDLYAQTLPALASDDENDTQAALRAFEVLLLKAIGLLPDLGLVTLTQEDIQLEQRYAIRSEAGVTASRAGDAALSGSQLIGLQAALEHGSLAALQQACVPALPELKAILRGLLHYHLGSPVLRTRQVMLDVQALDR, encoded by the coding sequence ATGGCCACGCGCGCCACGCGTCCTGCGGCCCAGCAGGCCGCCTTCGTCCTGCACCACTACGACTGGAGCGAGACCAGTCTGGTCCTCGATCTCTTCACCCGAGAGCAGGGGCGGCAAGCCGTCGTCGCCAAGGGCGCAAAGCGCCCGTATTCCCAGATGCGCGCGGTGCTGCTGCCCTTCCAGCGCCTGCAGGTCTCGCTGGGCAAGCCGCCCAAGGTGGACGCGGGCGAGGGTGCCGGCGAAGTGCAGACCCTCCGCGCCGCCGAATGGGCCGGCGGCCAGGCGATGCTCACCGGCGCGGCGCTCTTCAGTGGCTTCTACCTCAACGAGTTGCTGATGAAGCTGCTGGCGCGAGGCGACCCGCACCCGGCGCTCTTCGACCTCTACGCGCAGACCCTGCCGGCGCTCGCCTCCGACGACGAGAACGACACCCAGGCGGCCTTGCGCGCCTTCGAGGTGCTGCTGTTGAAAGCGATCGGCCTGCTGCCCGACCTGGGCCTGGTGACGCTGACACAGGAAGACATTCAGCTCGAGCAGCGCTACGCCATTCGCTCCGAAGCGGGCGTCACCGCGTCCCGTGCCGGCGATGCCGCACTCTCGGGCTCGCAGCTGATCGGCCTGCAGGCTGCGCTCGAACACGGCAGCCTCGCAGCGCTTCAACAGGCCTGTGTCCCTGCGCTGCCCGAGCTCAAGGCCATCTTGCGCGGCCTGCTTCACTATCATCTCGGCTCGCCCGTGTTGCGCACCCGCCAGGTGATGCTCGACGTCCAAGCCCTCGATCGATAG
- the era gene encoding GTPase Era produces the protein MTDDSENSPQRCGLVAIVGRPNVGKSTLLNALVGQKVSITSAKAQTTRHRITGIRTVGASQFVFVDTPGFQTRHSAALNRTLNRTVQGVLFDVDVVLFVVEAGRFGLDDAKVLALLPPGKPAILVANKLDAVHRRAELVPWLKGMQDRHAFAEFVPLSAKKEADVKRLLDIVQPYLPEQPWFYEEDALTDRSDRFLASELIREKLFRLTGDELPYASTVVIDKFEEEGNLRRIAATIVVERDAHKGMVIGHEGERLKRIGSEARQELEHLMGAKVFLELWVKVRSGWADNEEHLRSYGYE, from the coding sequence ATGACCGACGACTCCGAAAACAGCCCGCAGCGCTGCGGCCTCGTGGCCATCGTCGGCCGGCCCAACGTCGGCAAGTCGACACTGCTCAATGCGCTCGTCGGTCAGAAGGTGAGCATCACCTCGGCCAAGGCCCAGACCACACGCCACCGCATCACCGGCATCCGCACGGTGGGGGCGAGCCAGTTCGTGTTCGTCGACACCCCGGGCTTCCAGACCCGCCACAGTGCCGCCCTCAACCGCACGCTCAACCGCACGGTGCAAGGCGTGCTGTTCGACGTCGACGTGGTGCTCTTCGTCGTGGAAGCCGGTCGCTTCGGCCTCGACGATGCCAAGGTGCTGGCGCTGCTGCCGCCCGGCAAGCCGGCCATCCTCGTGGCCAACAAGCTCGATGCCGTGCACCGCCGCGCCGAGCTCGTGCCCTGGCTCAAGGGCATGCAGGACCGCCACGCCTTCGCCGAGTTCGTGCCGCTGTCGGCCAAGAAAGAGGCCGACGTGAAGCGCCTGCTCGACATCGTGCAGCCCTACCTGCCCGAGCAGCCCTGGTTCTACGAAGAAGACGCGCTCACCGACCGCAGCGACCGTTTCCTCGCGAGCGAGCTGATCCGCGAGAAGCTCTTCCGCCTGACGGGCGACGAGTTGCCTTACGCCTCGACCGTCGTCATCGACAAGTTCGAGGAAGAAGGCAACCTGCGCCGCATCGCGGCCACCATCGTGGTCGAACGCGATGCCCACAAGGGCATGGTGATCGGGCACGAAGGCGAGCGCCTGAAGCGCATCGGCTCCGAAGCCCGCCAGGAACTCGAGCACCTGATGGGTGCCAAGGTCTTCCTGGAGCTGTGGGTGAAGGTGCGCTCCGGCTGGGCCGACAACGAAGAGCACCTGCGCAGCTACGGCTACGAGTAA